A portion of the Vibrio coralliirubri genome contains these proteins:
- a CDS encoding thioredoxin domain-containing protein: MNKLVKQTSFAYILLMFAVIAISLKHIPKVMAGTQFTEGVHYTVLDREATSEPEVKVFYTPYCRPCGIMHSPVHLMAERANVKYVDVPMKVGKLGREMQESILAARAQNLEAPFTIALLASIHMKIDRSPETREDLAKLLEITGANPDEFRTGSKELTQQAEELDRMASDYNINKTPTIIINGNKEVHLPSLASFDELDQLLNFLF, translated from the coding sequence ATGAATAAGTTAGTTAAACAAACAAGTTTTGCCTACATCCTCCTTATGTTTGCTGTGATCGCAATTAGCCTAAAACATATACCTAAAGTTATGGCTGGTACTCAATTCACTGAGGGCGTTCACTACACAGTCCTTGATAGAGAGGCCACCAGCGAGCCAGAAGTTAAAGTCTTCTACACGCCTTACTGCCGCCCTTGTGGAATTATGCACTCTCCGGTTCATCTGATGGCTGAACGCGCTAACGTTAAGTACGTAGACGTTCCTATGAAAGTCGGCAAGCTTGGCCGAGAGATGCAAGAGAGTATCCTTGCTGCCAGAGCTCAGAATCTTGAAGCGCCCTTTACCATTGCCCTACTGGCAAGCATCCACATGAAAATAGACCGTTCTCCTGAGACGCGAGAAGATTTAGCAAAGCTTTTGGAAATTACAGGAGCGAACCCGGATGAGTTTAGAACCGGTTCAAAAGAGCTTACACAACAGGCAGAAGAACTGGATCGAATGGCAAGCGACTACAACATCAACAAAACGCCAACGATCATCATTAATGGCAATAAAGAGGTTCATCTTCCTAGCCTCGCTAGCTTCGATGAACTAGATCAACTTTTGAACTTCCTTTTTTAA